AACACTGAAGCAAATTTTTCTCTCATCTTATAATCAAATATAGCCTCTCCGCTTAACCCCTCCAGCAAGCTGATTGCTTCACTGAATTCCTTTCTAAAAATAAAGTCATTAACAACTTTTATGAATTCTGTCTTAGCTTCTTCAATAGCGCCATTTCTTAAATATAACCTCGCAAGCCTTTCCCGCGTTTCTGTAAGAGATGGCTCAAGATTTAATATTTTGATGAAAACATCTATCGCCTTCTCATTAAGTTCAATCCTGCAATAGCATCTTGCAAGAAAAGCCAGGCTGTCAATGTCATCAGGATTCAAGCTCAACGTTTTTTTAAAAAGCTGTATGGCTTTGTCCATATCTCCTTCATCAAAGAAACATTTCCCAAGTCCCTTATAGCATGTAAAACTCCCAGGATTGAACTGAACCGCTTTATCAAAAAGAATTACTGCTTCCCTTCTCTCGCCCTTTTTGAACAATTCATTCCCAAGCTTTACAAATTCGCTTGATGCTTCAATCTGCATTCCGCCATCAATGCACATCTGCAAAAATTTTCTCCTAAGGTCAACATTGCCGGGTTCAAGGTTCAAGAGTTTTTTAAACACCTCAACCTTTTTTCTTTTTTCTTTTTTCCCCTCATAATAATCAAGCAACCACTGGTAGTTGGTTTTTGCTTCAAAATAAAGTTTTAACTCTGTATAGAGTTCAGCCATCTTTTCATAAGGCTCAGGCATATCAGGAGAAAGGCGTGATATTTTTTTATAAAGGGCAACCGACTTGAGGAAAAATCCCTTCTCTTTTTGATTTTCAGCGACAAGAGAATATTCCCTTATAGCCTCTGGAATCCTGTTCTTTTTGACATAAAGGTCACCGAGGGTATTGTGTAGATTGAAATCACTCTGGTCTAATTTCAGCGCGCTTTCATACTCAGAAACAGCTTTATCAACATCCCCTCTTTGGAGGGCTTTCTGGGCAAGCTCTACTAATACATATTTTTCTTTAATCATTTTACTACTTTACCTCATTCCATTCCTTTGTTAAATACTTTTCTTCAGCAAGTCTTTTAGCTTCTGATAATTCTTCAGGCGCAAGAGGCTCAGGAATGAATTTTATCCCGGATAAGTTCTTAAATCCTTCAATAATTGCTTTTTTGATATCGGTTATGTCAGGAGTCATCTCTCCATTCTCCGCAAGGCTTGTAATATTTTTTTTTATCTCTGAAATTTTCTCCTCTGTTTTACCAGAGTCATCATCATAAACCTTAGCCATCCGCTCATAATCTATCCTGAGCATAACAGAGCCGTGCTGAAGCAGAGCGCCTGATATTCTTCTCTGTGCGCTGCCTGCCAGTTTTTTCCCTCCAATTGCAATTTCATAATTACTTCTGTTAAAAAAACAATTGTACGCCTTCTCATCTCTCTCTCTTGGTGGTGTTTCAGAAATAAAAGGCTGTACTTTAAAGCCAAGATTTTTCAATCCCTCCATTAATCCATTGCTTATTATCTTAAAAAGTCTCTCAGTCTTTGGAGGCTCAAGATAGCTTTCAGGAACTGCAACGCTGTAAGTCAGGTCACAGTCGTGAAACACAGCCTGACCGCCTGTTATCCTCCGGACAACATCAATTCCCATATCCCTGCAGTTTTTCAGGCTAAATCCATCCCCGAATTTCTGTGCATACCCGAGAGAAAGCCCGGAAGGGTTCCACTGATAAAAACGCAGTACAGGTTTTGCTCCGTCCTTCTTACAGGATAATATCAATACTTCATCAACAGCCATATTGAAGTAGGCATCTGAAAAGCCGGTATCTATTAAACGCCAGATGTTTTCTTGCATGATATTTTACTGTAATTTCTTTCAGTTAATATTAATAAATCTCAAATCCCTTTCATTTGGAAATTCTCAACATCTTGCAGGTTGTTCGACAATTTAATATCTGTCATTGCGAGCGACCCAAGGGAGCGTGGCAATCCGGCGAAGCCGTTGCGAACATAGTGAAGCAATCCCATCGGGATTACCACGAGCCGATAAATCGGCTCTCGTAATGACCCTTCGGGTCAGATTGCGGAGCCTGTTCCGAGTCAATGAGATTGCTTCGCTATCGCTCGCAATGACAGACGAAGGAATCTCGCTCCTCGCAATAACATTCTCAGACAGCCTGCAGGCTGTGGGAAGCTTCAATTTGTTTGGGATTTAGAATTTTATAGCTATATCTTTTTGTACCTTATATCAAGTTTCTTTACAGCCATAACCTCATCAAGCCTTGAGATATTAAGGCTTTCCGGCGCTCTCTTGACAATGTCAGGGTTCTCTTCAACCTCTCCTGCAATGCTTATTAAAGCGCTTGCAAACCTGTCAAGGGTATCAATATCCTCAGTCTCAGTAACCTCTATCATCAGCGCCTCATCAACAATTAAAGGAAAATAAATTGTCGGAGGATGAAAGCCGTAATCCATTATTCTTTTTGCTATATCAAGAGCCTTTACCCCTTTCTTTTTCTGTCTTCTTGCTGAAAGCACAAATTCGTGCATACAGGGCCTGTCAAATGGAAGGTCATAATACTCCTTCAGTTTTTTCATCAGATAATTGGCATTTAAAATTGATGTTCTCCCTACTTCTTTTAAACCTGACGGTCCCATTGTTTTTATATAAGCATAGGCTCTTACAAGCACTCCAAAGTTCCCGTAAAAGCCGTGAATCCTCCCTATGGATTTCTTTCCCTCCCAGTTAAAATAATAACTGTCATTCTTTTTTTCAACTGTTGGAAGCGGGAGAAAATATTTTAAATGCTCCTTTACTCCAAGAGGACCTGCCCCGGGTCCTCCGCATCCGTGCGGTGTTGAAAATGACTTGTGCAGATTAAAATGTACAAGGTCAAACCCCATGTCTCCGGGCCTTGCCAGCCCGAGAAAAGCATTAAGGTTTGCACCGTCAAGATAAAGCAATCCTCCCTTGCTGTGAATAATTTCTGATATTTTAAGTATCTGGCTCTCAAAAATTCCAAGGGTGTTAGGATTTGTCAGTATCAGGGCAGCAGTTTTGTCGCTTACAATTTTTGAAAGGTCATCCAGGTCAACCTCGCCTTTTGAGTTTGACTTCACGGTTCTTACCTTCATTCCGGCAAGAGCAGCGCTTGCAGGGTTTGTTCCGTGTGCTGAATCAGGAATTATCACCTCATCCTTTTTTTCATTCCTGTCAAGAAAATAAGCCCTGATAATTAGTGTCCCGCAAAGCTCGCCATGGGCACCTGCTGCCGGCTGAAGCGTTACCCTTGAAACCCCTCCGATTTCACAGAGCATCCCCTCAAGCTCATACATCAGTTTCAGCGCACCCTGACAGAATTTTTCAGGAGTATTTGGATGGAGATTGGAAAACCCTGAAGAAGAAGCGGCTTCCTCATTAATCTTTGGATTGTATTTCATTGTGCAGGAACCAAGGGGATAAAAACCCTCATCAATCGAGTAATTTTTTTTGGAAAGGTTGACAAAATGCCTTACAATTTCAGGCTCGCTGACCTCGGGAAGATTGGTATCCTCTCTTCTCACAAGCCTGTCAGGAACAACTCTTTCAGGCTGAACAACCGGAACATCAAGCTCAGGAAGGCTGTATCCCTCCCTCCCTTCAGAACTCACCTCAAAAATCAGCTTATCATACATTTTTTAATCCTTCCGCAAGGTTATCAATCTCCTCTTTTGTTCTCTTTTCAGTCACAGCTACCAAAAAACTGTTTTTCAAATCCTCCGAACAAGAACTCAAATCCGGTCCGGCAAGCAACTTTTTCCCAGCTATTTCATCAAGAACAGATGAGGAATCTTTTTTTGACTTGATTGTAAACTCCTTAAAAAATGGTTTCCTGTAAAGAAGCTCAAAACCGTCAAGCCTGCAAATTCTTTCCATTGCATAATGCGCTTTTGAAAGGCACTGGGATGCAACATCCCTGAGCCCTTTCTTTCCCATTGTTATCAGATATATTGCTGATGAAAGAGCAGTCAGCGCCTGGTTTGTGCAGATATTAGAGGTAGCCTTTTCCCTTCTGATATGCTGCTCCCTTGTCTGGAGGGTCAGAGTAAAACCCCTTTTCCCGTTTTTATCAACAGTTGCGCCAACTATTCTTCCCGGAAGCTGTCTTATATAATCCTTTTTACAGGAAAAAAATCCAAGATATGGACCTCCGAAGCTCATCCTGTTCCCGATACTCTGCCCTTCACCGACTATTATGTCTGCGCCAAATTCAGCAGGAGATTTCAATATCCCCATTGCAATCGGGTCAATGCAGAAAACCAGCAAAGCACCACTGTTTTTTACTGTCTCTGAAATTTTCTCAATATCTTCAATGATGCCAAAAAAATTTGGATACTGGAAAACTGCACAGCATATTTTTTCAGACAGCCTCTTTTTTAACCTGTCAGTATCAGTACATCCATCTGCTGATGGAACTGTTTCAACTGACACTCCGACTCCGCTGCAGTAAGTTGAAATAACCTGCCTGTAAGCAGAATTCACAGTTGATGAAACAAGGACTTTATCATTTCCGGTTATGCGGCTAGCCATGAGCACTGCCTCGGCAAGCGCAGAAGCTCCGTCATACATTGAGGCATTGGCTATGTTCATTCCCGTAAGCTGGCATATGAGCGACTGGTATTCGTAGATTGTCTGGAGTGTTCCCTGGCTTATCTCTGCCTGATACGGTGTATATGCTGTTAAAAACTCTGACCTTGAAATAATGCTCTGGATTATTGCAGGAACAAAATGGTCATAAGAACCGCCTCCAAGAAAAACAGAGTAATCATTACTGCCTGCATTTTTTTTAGCCAACTTGTCTATATCCCGCAAAAGCTCAATTTCACTCAATGGACCGGGAACTTTCAGTTCTCCCTTTAACCGGATTTCAGGGGGAATGCAGTCAATCAGCTCTTCAAAGCAGGATATCCCTAAAAATCTTAGTATGTTCTGCTTTTCCTTTTCAGTGGTAGGGATATACCTCACTTGCTTTTCTCCTCTTCCTCAACATAAGCCTGATACTTGGAAGCATCAAACAAGCCGCCGAGCTCTCCCTTGTCCTTCATCTCAACTACAATCATCCATCCCTTTCCGTAAGGGTCCTTGTTGACGTGTTCAGGTGCATCATTCAGCTCGCCATTGACTTTAACAACTTTTCCGCTTATTGGCGAATACAGGTCGGAAACAGCCTTCACTGATTCAACCACACCAAATGTAGAATTCTGCTCCACTTCTGAATTTACTTGAGGTAAATCAACAAAAACTATATCTCCGAGCTCTTTCTGAGCGTAATCAGTAATTCCGACAGTGGCATTATTACCATCAACCCTTACCCATTCGTGCTCTTTTGTATACTTTAAGTCATTTGGAAAACTCATAATATTATCCCTCCTTCTTCATGATTAGCTATAAGCTTCTTTTGTAGAACGGTGTCTCTATAACCCTTGCTTTATAAAACTTCTCTCTTATCTTCACCTCAAACTTCGAACCGGTTTCTGAATATTCGCTCAAAACAAGCCCGATTCCTATCCCCCTGTTAAGATGCCACGAAAGCATTCCGCTTGTAACCTTTCCTATCAGTTTTCCATTCCTGTAAATATCAAAACCGTGTCTTGGGATTGAATGCTCAGTCATTTCAAAACCAACAAGCCTTCTTTTAATTCCATTTTCTTTCTCTTTTAAAAGACTATCCCTTCCAATGAAATCTCCCTTGTTAAAATCCACATATCTCTCAAGACAGGCTTCAAGGGGAGAAACATTCTCATCTATCTCATTTCCGTAAAGCGTATATTTCATCTCAGTCCTCAGCGTATCCCTTGCGCCAAGCCCTGCAGGTTTTAAGCCATACTCTTTTCCTTTTTCTGAAATCCTTTCCCATATATCAGCAGAGTGCTCTCTCCTGATATATAACTCAAACCCATCTTCTCCTGTATAACCTGTCCTTGAAATCAGAATCTCAGCGCTATCCATCAATCCCGCTCTGAACCAGAACGGTTTTATTTCTTCAAGATTTACATTTACAAGATTCTGAAGTATTTTTTGAGCTTTTGGTCCCTGCAATGCTATTATTGAAACCTCCCCGTTCAAATTTACAAGCCCTGCATTCCCCCTGATATTCTTTCTTATCCATTCATAATCCTTGCTTGTATTTGAAGCATTAACACAGAAAAAATAGTGCGATGAGTTTATACGGTACACTGTCACATCATCTATAATACCGCCATTCTCATTGCACATCAGCGAGTAGATGACCTTTCCATCCTTCATATTTGAAGCATTGTTTGTTGTGAGATATTGAACATTTGCCAGAGCGTCAGCACCCTTAAAATCAATTCTTCCCATATGGCTTACATCAAAAAGCCCGGCACTGTTTCTCACGCAGAAATGCTCGGATTTTATCCCTTCATACTGAATTGGCATCTCCCATCCTGAAAAATCCACCATCTTTGCGCCAAGCCTCAGATGGATGTTATAGATGGGAGTTCTTTTAAGTTGGTTGATTGGCTGCATCAGCAAATTTATTTTGTTTGGGATGGAATTCCCTGCTGTCTGGAAGGCGTTTCCTGTCCTGATGCTTTACCCTTGTCAGCAACTCTCTCCCCTTTCACATTGGGAAGCAATGATGCAGCTTTTCTGGCAGATGACCACCAGGCAAGAGTTAATGATGTAATCATGAATATAACTGCAGCTGCTGTTGTTATCCTGGCAAGAAAACTTGTCGGACCTGCAGAACCAAAAAGTGTCTGGCTTGCGCCCCCAAAGGCTGCTCCCATATCAGCGCCCTTTCCGGTCTGAAGAAGAACTATAAGAATTAAAACAAAGCACATCAGCACGTGAACAATAATTAAAAACGAAAACATAACCAATTCTCCTTTTTTGTATTACTCTTTAGCTAATTGTTTTAGGCAAAAATAATTATAATTTCAAATGTCAAAATTCAAATATCAAATAATTGCCAAAACTTAATACTTAACAAGCTTTAAAAAATCAATTCCCTTGAGGCTTGCTCCGCCAACAAGGGCACCGTCAATCTCGCCCTGCTCCATCAATCCCTTAATATTATCAGGCTTTACACTTCCTCCATAGAGAATAGACAGATTATCAGAAATTTCCCTGTTAAAAAATTCCTTTATTAAATTCCTGATAAAAAGATGAACCTCATTTGCCTGCTTAGGAGTTGCAGTCTTGCCTGTTCCAATAGCCCACACCGGCTCATATGCTATTACAATATTCTTAATCTCTGAAGCGCTTAATCCGGCAAATTCTTTTTCAACCTGTCTCCTTATCACCTCAAAAGTTTTTCCTTTCTCTCTCTCCTCAAGGGTTTCTCCTGCACACACTATAGGATTGAGATTGTATTTCATAGCGGTTTTTATCTTCTGATTAACAGACTCGTCAATCTCTCCAAAAAACTGCCTTCTCTCTGAATGACCTATTATTACATATTCACATCCCGCGTCTTTGAGCATTGACGCTGAGATCTCTCCAGTGTAAGCGCCATTTTCTTTCCAGAATAAATTCTGAGCAGAAAGTTTAACCTTTGAGCCTTCAATCTCCTTTGAAACAGGATATAGGGATGTAAAAGGAGGCGCTATTACAATCTCTCTTCCCTTCACATCATCAACAGAAGCCGCTATTTCCCTTGCAAGAGAGACAGACTCCTTTACAGAGTTATTCATCTTCCAGTTGCCTGCTATGATTGTTCTGCGCATATTTTTTTCAATTTACCAGCAATTCTCTTTTTGTCATTGCGAGCATCAGCGAAGCAATCTCACAATGTAGAAACAGACCTTTAGGTCTGTTGTTTCAATAACAGGTTTAAAGACCTGTTTCTACAGGTTTTCAATCTGACCGCTGACAGCTTCTTTATTTATTTGTCAAACACTCAATCCCCGGCAGTTTTTTCCCCTCAAGAAATTCAAGAGAAGCCCCGCCGCCGGTTGAAAGGTGCGAAAACTTCTTTTCAAGCCCTAAACTTTTTATTGCTGCAACAGAATCTCCTCCTCCAACAATGCTCAGGGCGCCTGACTCAGCAATTGCTCTGGCAATTGCAAAAGTTCCTTCAGAGAATTTCTTTATCTCAAAAACTCCGAGCG
The Candidatus Schekmanbacteria bacterium RIFCSPLOWO2_02_FULL_38_14 DNA segment above includes these coding regions:
- a CDS encoding glycine dehydrogenase (aminomethyl-transferring) → MYDKLIFEVSSEGREGYSLPELDVPVVQPERVVPDRLVRREDTNLPEVSEPEIVRHFVNLSKKNYSIDEGFYPLGSCTMKYNPKINEEAASSSGFSNLHPNTPEKFCQGALKLMYELEGMLCEIGGVSRVTLQPAAGAHGELCGTLIIRAYFLDRNEKKDEVIIPDSAHGTNPASAALAGMKVRTVKSNSKGEVDLDDLSKIVSDKTAALILTNPNTLGIFESQILKISEIIHSKGGLLYLDGANLNAFLGLARPGDMGFDLVHFNLHKSFSTPHGCGGPGAGPLGVKEHLKYFLPLPTVEKKNDSYYFNWEGKKSIGRIHGFYGNFGVLVRAYAYIKTMGPSGLKEVGRTSILNANYLMKKLKEYYDLPFDRPCMHEFVLSARRQKKKGVKALDIAKRIMDYGFHPPTIYFPLIVDEALMIEVTETEDIDTLDRFASALISIAGEVEENPDIVKRAPESLNISRLDEVMAVKKLDIRYKKI
- a CDS encoding glycine dehydrogenase (aminomethyl-transferring), with translation MRYIPTTEKEKQNILRFLGISCFEELIDCIPPEIRLKGELKVPGPLSEIELLRDIDKLAKKNAGSNDYSVFLGGGSYDHFVPAIIQSIISRSEFLTAYTPYQAEISQGTLQTIYEYQSLICQLTGMNIANASMYDGASALAEAVLMASRITGNDKVLVSSTVNSAYRQVISTYCSGVGVSVETVPSADGCTDTDRLKKRLSEKICCAVFQYPNFFGIIEDIEKISETVKNSGALLVFCIDPIAMGILKSPAEFGADIIVGEGQSIGNRMSFGGPYLGFFSCKKDYIRQLPGRIVGATVDKNGKRGFTLTLQTREQHIRREKATSNICTNQALTALSSAIYLITMGKKGLRDVASQCLSKAHYAMERICRLDGFELLYRKPFFKEFTIKSKKDSSSVLDEIAGKKLLAGPDLSSCSEDLKNSFLVAVTEKRTKEEIDNLAEGLKNV
- a CDS encoding glycine cleavage system protein H, which encodes MSFPNDLKYTKEHEWVRVDGNNATVGITDYAQKELGDIVFVDLPQVNSEVEQNSTFGVVESVKAVSDLYSPISGKVVKVNGELNDAPEHVNKDPYGKGWMIVVEMKDKGELGGLFDASKYQAYVEEEEKSK
- a CDS encoding glycine cleavage system protein T; protein product: MQPINQLKRTPIYNIHLRLGAKMVDFSGWEMPIQYEGIKSEHFCVRNSAGLFDVSHMGRIDFKGADALANVQYLTTNNASNMKDGKVIYSLMCNENGGIIDDVTVYRINSSHYFFCVNASNTSKDYEWIRKNIRGNAGLVNLNGEVSIIALQGPKAQKILQNLVNVNLEEIKPFWFRAGLMDSAEILISRTGYTGEDGFELYIRREHSADIWERISEKGKEYGLKPAGLGARDTLRTEMKYTLYGNEIDENVSPLEACLERYVDFNKGDFIGRDSLLKEKENGIKRRLVGFEMTEHSIPRHGFDIYRNGKLIGKVTSGMLSWHLNRGIGIGLVLSEYSETGSKFEVKIREKFYKARVIETPFYKRSL
- a CDS encoding preprotein translocase subunit SecG, with product MFSFLIIVHVLMCFVLILIVLLQTGKGADMGAAFGGASQTLFGSAGPTSFLARITTAAAVIFMITSLTLAWWSSARKAASLLPNVKGERVADKGKASGQETPSRQQGIPSQTK
- a CDS encoding triose-phosphate isomerase; the encoded protein is MRRTIIAGNWKMNNSVKESVSLAREIAASVDDVKGREIVIAPPFTSLYPVSKEIEGSKVKLSAQNLFWKENGAYTGEISASMLKDAGCEYVIIGHSERRQFFGEIDESVNQKIKTAMKYNLNPIVCAGETLEEREKGKTFEVIRRQVEKEFAGLSASEIKNIVIAYEPVWAIGTGKTATPKQANEVHLFIRNLIKEFFNREISDNLSILYGGSVKPDNIKGLMEQGEIDGALVGGASLKGIDFLKLVKY